A single genomic interval of Longimicrobiales bacterium harbors:
- a CDS encoding amylo-alpha-1,6-glucosidase, with protein MTEPLLRAPQWEPATPEPLLTREWLVTNGLGGYASGTVAGAVTRRYHGLLVAALPAPLGRTVMLNHLLEELRLPGGRRVALGGTENAEGRDVPGASFFADFHLDTGLPVWRYQVDGFLVEKRILMPHFQNTVVVTYRMLEGAAPLRLRLRPSVHFRSYEAAVDSPLQEPYRLIASREQFELHACSADLPPLRIMQHGGQNPALVVKSQRHSSIAYRIERDRGYTAVGDLWSPGYLKAELTRDEPVALIASTEDWSTITGAGLEDLYEIEKLRRSRLISLAPPAARTGVAGELVLAADQFITQPAGRVAEQARAQAAGRELRTVIAGYHWFTDWGRDTMISLEGLTLSTGRFREASDILRTFARYVRDGLIPNMFPDQSTEGLYHTADATLWFFHAVERYMHHTGDATLIADLLPTFTGIADRHLAGTHFGIGVDPGDGLLRQGEEGYQLTWMDAKVGDWVVTPRRGKAVELNALWYNALRLLEGWCREAGDETQAQSLAHHAERVHESFNRRFWYEEGQYLYDVVDGEQGDDTACRPNQIFSVSLDHPVLDSERWKAVVDTVEARLLTPVGLRSLAPDHPDYQPRYWGDLHARDAAYHQGTVWGWLIGPFIDAWLRCYPAERARARAMLSGLIDHLDEFGVGTIAEIFDAEEPYAPRGCIAQAWSVAEVLRCWGRTEDGAPPNV; from the coding sequence ATGACTGAGCCGCTGCTGCGCGCACCGCAATGGGAACCCGCAACGCCGGAGCCACTGCTCACGCGCGAATGGCTCGTGACGAACGGCCTGGGCGGCTATGCGTCGGGCACCGTCGCGGGGGCGGTCACGCGGCGCTATCACGGCCTGCTCGTCGCCGCACTGCCCGCGCCGCTCGGCCGCACTGTCATGCTCAACCATCTGCTCGAGGAGCTGCGACTGCCCGGCGGACGCCGTGTCGCGCTCGGCGGTACCGAAAACGCCGAGGGCCGGGATGTGCCAGGGGCGTCGTTCTTCGCGGACTTTCACCTGGACACCGGCCTGCCCGTATGGCGCTACCAGGTGGACGGGTTCCTGGTCGAGAAGCGGATCCTGATGCCGCACTTCCAGAACACCGTAGTCGTGACATACCGCATGCTCGAGGGCGCCGCTCCCCTGCGCCTGCGCCTGCGGCCGTCCGTGCACTTTCGATCCTATGAGGCTGCGGTGGACTCACCGCTGCAGGAGCCCTATCGGTTGATCGCGTCGCGGGAGCAGTTCGAGCTTCATGCGTGCTCGGCCGATCTGCCGCCGCTTCGGATCATGCAGCACGGCGGGCAGAACCCTGCGCTCGTCGTGAAGTCGCAGCGTCATTCGAGTATCGCATATCGCATCGAGCGCGATCGCGGCTACACCGCGGTCGGCGACCTGTGGAGTCCCGGCTACCTGAAGGCGGAGCTGACGCGGGATGAACCCGTTGCGCTCATCGCCTCGACGGAGGACTGGAGCACGATCACCGGTGCAGGGCTCGAGGACCTGTACGAGATCGAGAAGCTGCGTCGCAGCCGGCTCATCTCGCTCGCTCCGCCAGCCGCGCGGACGGGAGTGGCAGGCGAGCTCGTCCTCGCGGCCGATCAGTTCATCACGCAGCCCGCCGGCCGCGTCGCCGAGCAGGCACGCGCGCAGGCGGCCGGTCGCGAGCTGCGCACCGTCATCGCGGGCTACCACTGGTTCACCGACTGGGGGCGCGACACCATGATCTCGCTGGAAGGCCTTACGCTCAGCACGGGCCGTTTCCGTGAAGCCAGCGACATCCTGCGCACGTTCGCCCGCTACGTGCGCGACGGCCTGATCCCGAACATGTTTCCCGATCAGTCGACCGAGGGGCTGTACCATACCGCCGACGCGACTCTGTGGTTCTTCCATGCCGTTGAGCGATACATGCACCACACCGGTGATGCGACACTCATCGCTGACCTCCTGCCGACGTTCACGGGCATTGCCGATCGACATCTCGCCGGCACGCATTTCGGTATTGGCGTCGATCCCGGCGACGGTCTGCTGCGACAGGGTGAAGAGGGCTACCAGCTGACATGGATGGATGCCAAGGTCGGTGACTGGGTCGTGACGCCGCGACGCGGGAAGGCCGTCGAGCTGAACGCGCTCTGGTACAATGCGCTGCGTCTGCTCGAGGGATGGTGCCGCGAGGCCGGCGATGAGACGCAGGCTCAGTCGCTCGCGCACCACGCCGAACGCGTCCATGAGTCCTTCAACCGCCGCTTCTGGTACGAGGAAGGGCAGTACCTCTATGACGTCGTCGACGGCGAGCAGGGTGATGACACGGCGTGTCGACCCAACCAGATATTCTCTGTGTCGCTGGATCATCCGGTGCTCGACAGCGAGCGCTGGAAAGCCGTGGTGGACACGGTCGAGGCGCGGCTGCTCACGCCCGTGGGGCTCCGTTCACTCGCGCCGGATCACCCCGATTATCAGCCACGCTACTGGGGTGACCTGCACGCCCGCGACGCCGCGTACCATCAGGGAACGGTCTGGGGCTGGCTCATCGGGCCGTTCATTGATGCATGGCTGCGCTGCTACCCCGCGGAGCGCGCACGCGCCCGCGCCATGCTGAGCGGCCTGATCGACCACCTCGACGAGTTCGGGGTCGGCACCATAGCCGAGATCTTCGATGCTGAGGAGCCGTACGCACCGCGCGGCTGCATCGCGCAGGCCTGGTCGGTCGCCGAGGTGCTGCGCTGCTGGGGGCGGACCGAGGATGGCGCGCCGCCGAACGTATAG
- a CDS encoding M50 family metallopeptidase encodes MKPATRRRTRLLLGIAVFYIALWLLWLTPVIFPLKIFVVLLHEISHALAALASGGAVERILLDMNQGGATYVLGGNSFLILSAGYLGSLLWGLLLIELAGARTRYARWAVGVLGAFVLLIAALYLRNLFGFIFTALFGAALIISARKLPARGIANVLLVLGLTSALYALLDIRSDILARPHVQSDAAMLADLTGVPTVFWGFLWIGLAIAACWIGMRRWLARA; translated from the coding sequence ATGAAACCTGCCACCCGACGCCGGACCCGCCTGCTGCTCGGCATCGCCGTGTTCTACATTGCGCTGTGGCTGCTCTGGCTGACGCCCGTCATCTTCCCGCTCAAGATCTTCGTCGTCCTGCTCCACGAGATCAGCCATGCACTGGCCGCACTGGCGAGCGGCGGCGCGGTCGAGCGCATCCTGCTCGACATGAATCAGGGCGGTGCCACGTACGTTCTTGGCGGGAACAGCTTTCTGATCCTGTCGGCCGGCTATCTGGGCAGCCTGCTCTGGGGTCTCCTCCTCATCGAGCTCGCGGGTGCCCGCACGCGCTACGCACGCTGGGCCGTCGGCGTGCTCGGTGCTTTCGTGCTGCTCATTGCCGCACTCTACCTCCGCAACCTGTTCGGCTTCATCTTCACCGCTCTCTTCGGCGCCGCACTGATCATTTCCGCGCGCAAGCTCCCCGCGCGGGGTATCGCGAACGTGCTGCTCGTGCTCGGCCTCACCAGCGCACTCTATGCGCTCCTCGATATCCGCAGTGACATCCTCGCCCGCCCGCACGTGCAGTCCGATGCCGCCATGCTCGCCGATCTCACCGGCGTGCCCACCGTGTTCTGGGGATTCCTCTGGATCGGCCTCGCGATCGCTGCATGCTGGATCGGTATGCGGAGATGGCTGGCGCGGGCGTGA
- the treZ gene encoding malto-oligosyltrehalose trehalohydrolase produces the protein MQRQLGRRLPFGAEPSHDGVHFRVWAPRHTRLHVVLEDERGGGSEHELTLDEDGCFSGRVDGAGAGTRYRYRPADGRLLPDPASRSQPDGPHGSSEIVDPDAFAWTDTGWRGPAAERHVVYEMHIGTYTHEGTWAAASRYLEEIAALGVTIVELMPVNEFPGRFNWGYDGVAPFAPAHVYGTPDDMRRFVDEAHARGLAVVLDVVYNHMGPDGCYFQEFAEEYFSTRHTTDWGAALNFDGPGSHHVREFFLANAEYWIREFHLDGLRIDATQNIYDDGPHHILTEVVARARAAAPDRRVWIVAENEPQDVRTVLRPDDGGHGMDAVWNDDFHHTAMVALTGSTEAYYTDYRGSPQELISCARHGFLYQGQFYSWQGKRRGTPTRRVAARSFVNFIQNHDQIANSADGRRLHEATGAAELRAMTALLLLMPGTAMLFQGQEFAATARFLFFADHRPDLANVVHRGRREFLRQFPSTALASVQQRIDDPADPETFAMSRLDHGERVENAHVLRLHHDLIALSRSDSVFASQDGTRVDGAVLGAEAFVLRYAGEADDDRLLVVNLGADLHLEVVPEPLLAPTNGRRWHMLLSTEDIGYGGRGAVHPELDDGWLIPARSAAVLAPGHSNREDDTND, from the coding sequence ATGCAGAGACAGCTGGGGCGGCGCCTGCCGTTCGGTGCCGAGCCGTCGCACGACGGCGTTCATTTTCGGGTATGGGCACCAAGACACACACGTCTGCACGTGGTCCTCGAGGACGAGCGCGGCGGCGGCAGTGAGCACGAGCTGACGCTGGACGAGGACGGGTGCTTCAGCGGCCGGGTGGACGGAGCGGGTGCGGGAACACGGTATCGCTACCGCCCCGCGGACGGCCGGCTGCTGCCGGACCCGGCATCCCGCAGTCAGCCCGACGGACCGCATGGCTCTTCCGAAATCGTTGACCCGGATGCGTTTGCGTGGACGGACACCGGCTGGCGCGGCCCGGCCGCGGAGCGGCACGTCGTCTACGAGATGCACATCGGCACATACACGCACGAGGGCACATGGGCGGCTGCGTCCAGGTACCTCGAGGAAATAGCGGCACTGGGCGTCACCATCGTCGAGCTCATGCCGGTCAACGAGTTCCCGGGGCGCTTCAACTGGGGATACGACGGTGTCGCACCGTTCGCACCCGCGCACGTCTACGGCACCCCCGATGACATGCGTCGCTTTGTGGATGAGGCCCACGCCAGAGGCCTGGCCGTGGTGCTCGACGTCGTCTACAACCACATGGGACCGGACGGCTGCTACTTCCAGGAGTTCGCAGAAGAATACTTCTCGACACGGCACACGACGGACTGGGGCGCGGCACTGAACTTCGACGGCCCCGGTTCCCATCACGTGCGGGAGTTCTTTCTTGCCAACGCCGAATACTGGATCCGCGAGTTCCACCTGGACGGCCTGCGCATCGATGCTACGCAGAACATCTACGACGACGGGCCTCACCACATCCTGACGGAAGTCGTCGCCCGTGCGCGGGCCGCCGCTCCGGACCGTCGCGTCTGGATCGTTGCGGAGAACGAGCCTCAGGACGTGCGCACCGTGCTCCGTCCGGACGACGGGGGACACGGCATGGATGCGGTGTGGAACGATGATTTCCATCATACCGCCATGGTCGCGCTGACCGGCAGCACGGAAGCGTACTACACGGACTATCGCGGCTCGCCGCAGGAACTCATCTCGTGCGCGCGCCACGGATTCCTGTATCAGGGACAGTTCTACTCGTGGCAGGGCAAGCGGCGCGGCACGCCGACGCGCAGGGTGGCGGCACGCTCGTTCGTGAACTTCATCCAGAACCACGATCAGATCGCGAACTCCGCTGACGGCAGGAGGCTGCACGAGGCCACAGGCGCGGCCGAGCTGCGCGCCATGACCGCTCTGCTGCTGCTCATGCCCGGCACGGCCATGCTGTTTCAGGGACAGGAATTCGCGGCGACGGCCCGCTTCCTCTTCTTCGCGGACCACAGGCCCGATCTGGCGAACGTCGTGCACCGCGGCCGCCGCGAGTTCCTGCGCCAGTTCCCCAGCACGGCGCTCGCTTCGGTACAGCAGCGGATCGATGACCCGGCGGATCCGGAGACGTTCGCGATGTCACGCCTCGATCATGGTGAGCGTGTCGAGAACGCGCACGTGCTCCGGCTGCATCACGACCTGATCGCGCTCTCACGCAGCGACAGCGTATTCGCGTCGCAGGATGGTACGCGCGTGGATGGTGCCGTGCTCGGCGCCGAGGCATTCGTGCTGCGCTATGCCGGTGAGGCGGACGACGACCGGCTGCTCGTGGTCAACCTGGGCGCGGATCTGCACCTCGAGGTGGTGCCCGAACCGCTGCTCGCGCCCACGAACGGCAGACGCTGGCACATGCTGCTGTCGACGGAGGATATCGGATACGGCGGCCGTGGCGCCGTTCATCCCGAGCTCGATGATGGCTGGCTGATCCCCGCGCGATCCGCTGCCGTGCTGGCGCCCGGCCACAGCAACAGAGAGGACGACACGAATGACTGA